A stretch of the Danio rerio strain Tuebingen ecotype United States chromosome 18, GRCz12tu, whole genome shotgun sequence genome encodes the following:
- the ompa gene encoding olfactory marker protein a (The RefSeq protein has 1 substitution compared to this genomic sequence) has protein sequence MGSEMELTFTEDLQLTEVMRLRVQSLQQKGQKRQDGERLLLPHESVYRLDFSDQDLSFTRWNVSLQGTGRFTVTGICQLWTPDLTHLMTRQPLEPIGQFWRNAGDPEDSPIKCLEADIQEFGERIAELARVRKVMYFLIAFKEGATKEKISCSLTFCKN, from the exons ATGGGTTCAGAAATGGAGCTGACATTCACTGAGGATCTGCAGCTGACAGAg GTGATGCGATTGCGTGTGCAGTCGCTCCAGCAGAAGGGTCAGAAACGGCAGGACGGGGAGCGTCTCCTACTCCCACATGAATCCGTCTACCGGCTGGACTTCAGCGATCAGGATCTGAGCTTCACCCGCTGGAACGTGAGTCTGCAGGGAACGGGACGCTTCACCGTCACCGGCATCTGCCAGCTCTGGACGCCCGACCTGACCCACCTGATGACCCGCCAGCTGCTGGAGCCCATCGGACAGTTCTGGAGGAACGCCGGAGACCCAGAGGACTCGCCCATCAAATGCCTGGAGGCGGATATTCAGGAGTTCGGGGAGCGGATCGCGGAGCTGGCCCGCGTGCGCAAAGTCATGTATTTTCTGATCGCATTCAAGGAAGGAGCGACCAAAGAAAAAATCTCCTGCTCTCTGACCTTCTGCAAAAACTGA